The Lathyrus oleraceus cultivar Zhongwan6 chromosome 5, CAAS_Psat_ZW6_1.0, whole genome shotgun sequence genome includes the window ACTCTCGGCTAAAATCACTTCGTAATCATCTCGGAAAGAATCCATCCCTTGAGCAAGAAGTTGCCAAAACAAGCCACCAACAGCTGTTCCGCCGCCACTTGCTGATGAATATACAGCTGAATATACTGTATTGAAAAACTTATCCCTCAGTGTTGAGCTATCATTGCCCAAGTTTTTAGTGGAAATTCCAAATTCTGCAAATAGAAGTGGCTTGTGAAGGATGTTCTGTGCATCTTGGATATGCTCATTGAGCCAGTCACTTAAGAAAGAGAGTTGGTCTTCATAGCCTGAACTTGATAACCTGTTCATCGTAAGTAAAACAAAACCAAATCACCAACCACTGTCATAATTCATTAATAATCAGAATCTCTCTGTTTATAGAGAATTGAAATAAAAGTTCAAACCATTGATCCGGGTATGAATGTAGTGTCGCAAAATCGATGTTGGAGATTTGGTTGTTTGCAATAAAATCGGTTCCTACTTGGAAGTTAGGATTAGACTCTGTCTTTGACAGTCCATAGAAACCTTCTAAACCAGCTTCAAGCAAATGGTTTCCATCAATGGATTTCAAGTAAGATGCCATCTCAGTAATCCAAACCTATTCGAAAATCGCAATCTCGAAAGTCAAAATTAAGATTTATGTTTCATGGAGTAAGTAATGAGGCAAACCAGTTTACCTGAACTGAGTTTCCTGAATGGTCTGAAGAACATATAATCTCATTCATAAGCTCCCAAGCCATTATAGTAGGGTCATCTTTGTAAGCAACTCCACTGAAGTTGTTATGTCTTGTAAGCACTGTCTATAGTAATAATAACCCATTGTCTTAAAATTGCTTTCTTTTCTTCCTCAGCAAGCAAATAAGCAGCAATAGTATAACTATAAACAAAC containing:
- the LOC127080307 gene encoding mannan endo-1,4-beta-mannosidase 7 codes for the protein MKHKLLFLILVFLILYVEADDDGFVKTRGVQLMVNETPYYANGFNAYWLMYIASDPSQRNKVSSTFQEAANHGLNIARTWAFSDGGYKPLQCSPGSYNEEMFQGLDFVMGEARKYGVKVILSLVNNYESFGGKKQYVEWAKSEGQSLDSEDDFFTNAVVKGYYKNHIKTVLTRHNNFSGVAYKDDPTIMAWELMNEIICSSDHSGNSVQVWITEMASYLKSIDGNHLLEAGLEGFYGLSKTESNPNFQVGTDFIANNQISNIDFATLHSYPDQWLSSSGYEDQLSFLSDWLNEHIQDAQNILHKPLLFAEFGISTKNLGNDSSTLRDKFFNTVYSAVYSSASGGGTAVGGLFWQLLAQGMDSFRDDYEVILAESPSTSTLISQESRKLKRIRKMYARLHKH